Proteins encoded within one genomic window of Microbacterium sp. LKL04:
- a CDS encoding NCS2 family permease — protein MNSTTSRATRGAAAPASPSFLDRYFDITGRGSTVGTEVRGGIVTFVTMAYIVILNPIILSTPDVDGVTLSNTAVATSTALTAGVMTILFGLVTRLPFAFAAGLGINAFLAFSVVGQVTWGEAMALVVINGLIIVLLAATGLRKMIFDAVPVQLKLAITVGIGLFIAFIGFVNAGFVTATGNASPPLDLGVGGSITTISTVMFVVTLFLSGILMALRVKGALLIGLVGGTVISYIVNAIWPTALGLQVSGLQIVALPDFGLVGKIDFGFDWAKIGIVSVVMIVFTLVFSNFFDAMGTMTGLAKESGLANDKGDFPRIKSALIVEGVGAIAGGATSSSSATVFVESGSGIGEGARTGLANVVTGVLFLLAMFFTPLTSIVPGYVAAAALVLVGALMLAQIKNIDLSDFSVLLPVFLTATVMPLTYSIANGIGAGFISWVVVNVFAGKAKQVHWLLWVVAAGFVIYFARGPIEALVGA, from the coding sequence GTGAACAGCACGACTTCCCGCGCCACCCGCGGTGCCGCAGCCCCGGCATCCCCCTCCTTCCTCGACCGCTACTTCGACATCACCGGCCGCGGCTCGACCGTCGGCACGGAGGTCCGCGGCGGCATCGTCACCTTCGTGACGATGGCCTACATCGTCATCCTGAACCCGATCATCCTGTCGACCCCCGACGTCGACGGTGTGACCCTCAGCAACACCGCCGTGGCGACCTCGACGGCCCTGACCGCCGGTGTCATGACGATTCTCTTCGGACTCGTCACGCGCCTGCCGTTCGCGTTCGCCGCAGGACTCGGCATCAACGCGTTCCTCGCCTTCTCGGTCGTCGGCCAGGTCACGTGGGGCGAGGCCATGGCCCTCGTCGTGATCAACGGTCTGATCATCGTGCTGCTCGCCGCGACGGGCCTGCGGAAGATGATCTTCGATGCCGTGCCCGTGCAGCTGAAGCTCGCGATCACAGTAGGCATCGGCCTCTTCATCGCCTTCATCGGCTTCGTCAACGCCGGCTTCGTCACCGCTACGGGCAACGCCTCTCCCCCGCTCGACCTCGGCGTCGGCGGCTCGATCACGACGATCAGCACGGTCATGTTCGTCGTCACGCTCTTCCTCTCCGGCATCCTGATGGCCCTCCGCGTCAAGGGCGCACTGCTCATCGGACTCGTCGGCGGCACGGTCATCAGCTACATCGTCAACGCGATCTGGCCGACCGCCCTCGGCCTCCAGGTCAGCGGGCTGCAGATCGTCGCCCTCCCGGACTTCGGCCTCGTCGGCAAGATCGACTTCGGCTTCGACTGGGCGAAGATCGGCATCGTGTCGGTCGTCATGATCGTCTTCACGCTCGTGTTCTCGAACTTCTTCGATGCGATGGGGACCATGACGGGCCTCGCGAAGGAGTCCGGCCTCGCGAACGACAAGGGCGACTTCCCGCGCATCAAGTCGGCGCTCATCGTCGAGGGCGTCGGCGCGATCGCGGGTGGTGCGACCTCGTCGTCGTCGGCGACCGTGTTCGTCGAGTCGGGTTCGGGCATCGGCGAGGGCGCTCGTACCGGCCTCGCGAACGTCGTGACGGGTGTCCTGTTCCTCCTGGCGATGTTCTTCACGCCGCTCACCTCGATCGTCCCCGGGTACGTCGCGGCAGCGGCCCTCGTGCTCGTCGGCGCCCTCATGCTCGCGCAGATCAAGAACATCGACCTGTCGGACTTCAGCGTCCTGCTGCCGGTGTTCCTCACCGCGACGGTCATGCCGCTGACCTACTCGATCGCCAACGGCATCGGAGCGGGCTTCATCAGCTGGGTCGTCGTGAACGTCTTCGCCGGCAAGGCCAAGCAGGTCCACTGGCTGCTGTGGGTCGTCGCCGCCGGCTTCGTGATCTACTTCGCCCGCGGACCGATCGAGGCGCTCGTCGGCGCCTGA
- a CDS encoding DUF2200 domain-containing protein yields MHRIFGTPFAAVYPLYLAKVERKGRTKTELDAVVTWLTGFDDDAIAAQVATGATFAEFFEAADLNPAVSMITGVVCGVRVEDIEDPLMRRIRYLDKLVDELAKGTSLEKVLRS; encoded by the coding sequence ATGCACCGCATCTTCGGCACGCCCTTCGCCGCGGTCTATCCCCTCTACCTGGCGAAGGTGGAGCGCAAGGGGAGGACGAAGACCGAGCTCGACGCGGTCGTGACGTGGCTCACCGGATTCGACGACGACGCCATCGCCGCGCAGGTGGCGACGGGGGCGACCTTTGCAGAGTTCTTCGAGGCGGCGGACCTCAATCCCGCGGTGTCGATGATCACCGGTGTCGTGTGCGGAGTCCGCGTCGAGGACATCGAGGACCCCCTCATGCGCCGCATCCGGTATCTCGACAAACTCGTCGACGAACTGGCCAAAGGCACCTCGCTCGAGAAGGTGCTGCGGAGCTGA
- a CDS encoding small multidrug efflux protein — MSNPVSDLVAGFQDLVAQMPDLVQPLVVALAGAVPFIEGEGAAAIGIVGGIHPVIAAVAGAAGNFLCVAIVVLATARVRSAVTTRAGASEKAPSARSEKFQKAYHRYGTPGVSLLGPLILPTQFTAAALKGTGVPTRTVLFWQGTAIVLWTTLVTLIITGVIAAAS; from the coding sequence ATGTCGAACCCCGTCTCCGATCTCGTCGCCGGCTTCCAGGACCTGGTGGCGCAGATGCCCGATCTCGTCCAGCCGCTGGTCGTCGCCCTCGCCGGCGCCGTGCCCTTCATCGAGGGAGAGGGTGCCGCCGCGATCGGCATCGTCGGCGGCATCCACCCCGTCATCGCCGCCGTCGCCGGCGCCGCGGGCAACTTCCTCTGCGTCGCGATCGTCGTGCTCGCGACCGCTCGCGTCCGGAGCGCGGTCACCACCCGCGCCGGAGCTTCCGAGAAGGCACCGTCGGCGCGCTCAGAGAAGTTCCAGAAGGCCTACCACCGGTACGGGACGCCGGGCGTGAGCCTGCTGGGCCCCCTCATCCTCCCGACGCAGTTCACGGCGGCGGCGCTGAAAGGGACGGGCGTCCCCACTCGTACCGTCCTCTTCTGGCAGGGCACCGCGATCGTGCTGTGGACGACGCTCGTCACCCTCATCATCACCGGTGTCATCGCTGCGGCATCCTGA
- a CDS encoding sensor histidine kinase — protein sequence MSTPVPTPTQTAASLARGVTATGWYIATSMVFFLLGTVAVWGLVVLIAREGWRNPVTLLVYVVSAVVVVVATVLLLTRYRRDGDLDDSDRPSWRRRFLSLPVIAAVLASIALGVVAGSALLGAALVGATLCLVRWGPGIRWRGVVLLEIALVALWLLEQAGPMPRSDAFVLVFFAVVLPMTQALSLWSWDVVLELDRARRTEARLAAVQERLRLAGELHDLQGHHLQVIALQLELAERMIERDPDAAARQIALARTSVDEARDGTRALAGRFRGVPLPDELANAADLLRAAGLAVALDVAGDAASAPADLLGPVIRECTTNVLKHGGGAWARLGLERVGDVWRLTMANDPGPGSTIGSGAGLEGIAHRIGVAGGDVASSRDDASFTLVVTVPADGSAA from the coding sequence GTGAGCACGCCCGTCCCCACCCCGACGCAGACCGCGGCCTCGCTCGCGCGCGGCGTGACGGCGACCGGGTGGTACATCGCCACCTCGATGGTGTTCTTCCTGCTCGGGACCGTCGCCGTGTGGGGGCTCGTGGTCCTCATCGCCCGCGAGGGATGGCGCAACCCCGTCACCCTCCTCGTCTACGTCGTCTCGGCGGTGGTCGTCGTGGTGGCCACGGTTCTGCTCCTCACCCGCTATCGCCGCGACGGCGACCTCGACGACAGCGACCGCCCTTCCTGGCGACGCAGGTTCCTCTCCCTCCCGGTCATCGCGGCGGTCCTCGCTTCCATCGCGCTCGGCGTGGTGGCGGGCTCGGCGCTCCTCGGCGCCGCTCTCGTCGGCGCCACCCTCTGCCTCGTCCGCTGGGGCCCCGGCATCCGGTGGCGCGGTGTCGTGCTGCTGGAGATCGCCCTCGTCGCGCTCTGGCTGCTCGAGCAGGCGGGGCCGATGCCGCGGAGCGACGCGTTCGTGCTCGTGTTCTTCGCCGTCGTCCTCCCGATGACGCAGGCGCTGTCGCTCTGGTCGTGGGACGTCGTGCTCGAACTCGATCGCGCCCGCCGCACCGAGGCGCGCCTCGCCGCCGTGCAGGAGCGGCTCCGCCTCGCCGGCGAGCTCCACGACCTGCAGGGGCACCACCTGCAGGTGATCGCCCTGCAGCTCGAACTCGCCGAGCGCATGATCGAACGCGATCCGGATGCCGCCGCCCGCCAGATCGCGCTCGCGCGGACCTCGGTCGACGAGGCCCGCGACGGCACGCGCGCGCTCGCCGGACGCTTCCGCGGGGTGCCGCTCCCGGACGAGCTCGCCAACGCGGCAGACCTGCTGCGGGCAGCCGGCCTGGCGGTTGCGCTCGACGTCGCCGGGGACGCGGCATCCGCTCCCGCCGACCTGCTGGGACCGGTGATCCGCGAGTGCACGACCAACGTGCTCAAGCACGGCGGTGGTGCTTGGGCGAGGCTCGGGCTCGAGCGGGTCGGCGACGTCTGGCGTCTCACGATGGCCAACGACCCCGGACCCGGATCGACGATCGGCTCGGGCGCGGGACTCGAGGGCATCGCGCACCGCATCGGGGTGGCCGGCGGCGACGTCGCCTCGAGTCGCGACGACGCATCATTCACGCTCGTCGTGACGGTGCCGGCAGACGGGAGTGCCGCATGA
- a CDS encoding response regulator transcription factor translates to MIRVLIADDEDMIRTALATLLALEDDLEVVAECPDGETAVARALELRPDVCLLDLEMPGIDGVEAAARIRQRIPARCVVVTRHARPGVLRRALSAGVDGFVPKSRPAGDVAAVIREVAAGRRYVDPEIAADALSDERSPLTDRELDVLRAGARGETIADIAASLHLSAGTVRNHVSSILGKLGLATRQQAAITARERGWI, encoded by the coding sequence ATGATCCGCGTCCTGATCGCCGACGACGAGGACATGATCCGGACGGCGCTGGCCACCCTCCTCGCGCTCGAGGACGATCTCGAGGTCGTCGCCGAGTGCCCCGACGGCGAGACGGCCGTCGCCCGCGCTCTCGAGCTGCGCCCCGACGTCTGCCTGCTCGACCTCGAGATGCCGGGGATCGACGGAGTCGAGGCGGCCGCCCGCATCCGCCAGCGCATCCCGGCTCGATGCGTCGTCGTCACCCGGCACGCCCGCCCGGGAGTCCTGCGCCGTGCGCTGAGCGCCGGTGTCGACGGCTTCGTCCCGAAGTCTCGGCCCGCCGGCGACGTCGCCGCGGTGATTCGCGAGGTCGCGGCGGGACGTCGCTACGTCGACCCCGAGATCGCCGCCGACGCGCTCAGCGACGAGCGCTCGCCCCTGACCGACCGCGAGCTCGACGTGCTGCGCGCCGGAGCTCGCGGCGAGACGATCGCCGACATCGCGGCATCCCTCCATCTCTCGGCCGGCACCGTCCGCAACCACGTGTCGTCGATCCTCGGCAAGCTCGGGCTCGCGACGCGTCAGCAGGCGGCGATCACGGCACGCGAACGCGGCTGGATCTGA
- the sucC gene encoding ADP-forming succinate--CoA ligase subunit beta, with product MDLYEYQARDLFEKYEVPVLAGIIADTPEEAKAAAEKIGGVVVVKAQVKTGGRGKAGGVKVAKTPDEAYAAAEAILGLDIKGHVVQRVMVAQGADIAEEFYFSVLLDRSNRSYLSLCSVEGGMEIEELAVERPEALARIEVDPLQGIDKAKAVEIAKAANFPEDLVEKVSDVFVKLYDVYKGEGATLVEVNPLVRTGAGDIVALDGKVSLDENASEVRHPEHEELEDKGAADPLEAKAKASGLNYVKLDGQVGIIGNGAGLVMSTLDVVAYAGENHGGVTPANFLDIGGGANAQVMASGLDVILGDEQVKSVFVNVFGGITSCVAVAEGIVKALEILGDAATKPLVVRLDGNQVEEGRAILAEANHPLVTLAAGMDEGADKAAELANA from the coding sequence GTGGACCTTTACGAGTACCAGGCACGAGACCTGTTCGAGAAGTACGAGGTGCCGGTGCTCGCCGGCATCATCGCCGACACCCCTGAGGAGGCGAAGGCGGCTGCCGAGAAGATCGGCGGTGTCGTCGTCGTCAAGGCTCAGGTTAAGACCGGAGGTCGCGGCAAGGCCGGCGGCGTCAAGGTCGCCAAGACTCCCGACGAGGCCTACGCGGCAGCTGAGGCCATCCTCGGCCTCGACATCAAGGGCCACGTCGTCCAGCGCGTCATGGTCGCCCAGGGTGCCGACATCGCCGAGGAGTTCTACTTCTCCGTGCTGCTGGACCGCTCGAATCGCTCCTACCTGAGCCTCTGCTCGGTCGAGGGCGGCATGGAGATCGAAGAGCTCGCCGTCGAGCGTCCCGAGGCGCTCGCGCGCATCGAGGTCGACCCGCTGCAGGGCATCGACAAGGCCAAGGCCGTCGAGATCGCGAAGGCCGCGAACTTCCCCGAGGACCTTGTCGAGAAGGTCTCGGACGTGTTCGTCAAGCTCTACGACGTCTACAAGGGCGAGGGCGCGACCCTCGTCGAGGTGAACCCGCTCGTCCGCACGGGCGCCGGTGACATCGTCGCCCTCGACGGCAAGGTCTCGCTCGACGAGAACGCCAGCGAGGTCCGCCACCCCGAGCACGAAGAGCTCGAGGACAAGGGCGCCGCCGATCCGCTCGAGGCGAAGGCGAAGGCATCCGGCCTCAACTACGTCAAGCTCGACGGTCAGGTCGGCATCATCGGCAACGGCGCGGGCCTGGTCATGTCGACCCTCGACGTCGTCGCCTACGCCGGCGAGAACCACGGCGGCGTCACGCCCGCCAACTTCCTCGACATCGGCGGCGGCGCGAACGCGCAGGTCATGGCGTCGGGCCTCGACGTGATCCTCGGCGACGAGCAGGTCAAGAGCGTCTTCGTCAACGTCTTCGGCGGCATCACGTCGTGCGTCGCCGTTGCCGAGGGCATCGTCAAGGCCCTCGAGATCCTCGGCGACGCGGCCACGAAGCCGCTCGTCGTCCGTCTCGACGGCAACCAGGTCGAAGAGGGTCGCGCGATCCTCGCCGAGGCGAACCACCCGCTCGTCACGCTCGCCGCCGGTATGGACGAGGGCGCCGACAAGGCCGCCGAGCTGGCGAACGCCTGA
- a CDS encoding cell division protein PerM, with the protein MNRLLVSLLAAVDALVTVAVGVGVVLAPVTLVWVFGIGGDADWAALWPAAATIWQLGHFAPVAVALPADLVALAGLPAKGADFTVSLAPTALAVITAFSAWRSGARAARAGAWLTGVLAGTVAVAVLSTIIALTGRADVAAVDLLAAVAGPALVFAVPAVLGAIVRAWSDGDDGLVDALSERLPDDVQNAVDAGVRGVAIAVAVIVGLGAVILAVLFFIRGGEVIALTQAAQTDLVGVVVLALGSILYLPTLVLWFAGFAVGPGFAIGTGTAVSPAGTSLGVVPGIPVLGVLPDSTSPWLLLLALVVVGAGALAGAVARGSLLVGSPTDAEPLRPRLVALTVLVLGAGLVVAVLSWAAQGAIGPGRLAQVGPEPWSIALLAAVEIGVGAAVVLFSPRGEDSLDREGRHADADEADADREPAAPAAAASRREPAGQASPDEFPTAPLD; encoded by the coding sequence GTGAATCGCCTGCTCGTCTCCCTCCTCGCCGCCGTCGACGCCCTCGTGACCGTCGCGGTCGGCGTCGGTGTCGTCCTCGCGCCCGTCACGCTCGTGTGGGTGTTCGGGATCGGCGGGGATGCCGATTGGGCGGCGCTCTGGCCCGCCGCGGCGACGATCTGGCAGCTGGGACACTTCGCCCCCGTGGCCGTAGCGCTCCCGGCGGACTTGGTCGCTCTCGCGGGCCTCCCGGCGAAGGGGGCCGACTTCACGGTCTCGCTCGCGCCGACCGCGCTGGCCGTCATCACGGCCTTCTCAGCGTGGCGCTCCGGCGCTCGCGCTGCACGAGCCGGAGCGTGGCTGACGGGGGTGCTCGCCGGAACGGTCGCGGTCGCGGTCCTGTCGACGATCATCGCCCTCACCGGTCGCGCCGACGTCGCCGCCGTCGACCTCCTCGCGGCGGTCGCCGGTCCCGCGCTGGTCTTCGCGGTGCCCGCGGTGCTGGGGGCGATCGTGCGAGCGTGGAGCGACGGCGACGACGGGCTCGTCGACGCACTGTCGGAACGCCTTCCCGACGACGTGCAGAACGCCGTCGACGCCGGTGTCAGAGGTGTCGCGATCGCGGTCGCGGTGATCGTCGGTCTCGGCGCCGTCATCCTCGCCGTCCTCTTCTTCATCCGGGGCGGCGAGGTCATCGCGCTGACGCAGGCGGCGCAGACCGACCTCGTCGGTGTGGTCGTCCTCGCGCTCGGCAGCATCCTCTACCTGCCCACGCTCGTCCTCTGGTTCGCGGGGTTCGCGGTCGGGCCGGGGTTCGCGATCGGAACCGGCACGGCGGTGTCGCCGGCGGGAACGAGCCTGGGTGTCGTGCCCGGCATCCCGGTCCTCGGCGTCCTCCCCGACTCGACGTCGCCGTGGCTGCTGCTGCTGGCTCTGGTCGTGGTGGGTGCCGGTGCTCTCGCCGGTGCGGTGGCACGCGGATCGCTGCTGGTGGGTTCGCCGACGGATGCCGAGCCGCTGCGGCCGCGCCTCGTCGCCCTCACGGTGCTCGTCCTCGGAGCGGGTCTCGTCGTCGCGGTGCTCTCGTGGGCCGCACAGGGCGCGATCGGACCGGGACGCCTCGCGCAGGTAGGACCCGAGCCGTGGTCGATCGCCCTGCTCGCCGCTGTCGAGATCGGTGTCGGAGCCGCCGTGGTGCTCTTCTCCCCGCGGGGCGAGGACTCCCTCGATCGGGAAGGACGCCACGCCGACGCGGATGAAGCGGACGCGGACCGAGAGCCGGCGGCGCCCGCAGCGGCGGCATCCCGTCGTGAGCCGGCCGGCCAGGCGTCGCCCGATGAGTTCCCCACGGCCCCGCTAGACTGA
- the purN gene encoding phosphoribosylglycinamide formyltransferase has translation MLTVAVLISGTGSNLRALLDAANEPGFPARVIVVGADRQADGFAHAEAYGIPTFMVPFQEFETREAWGEELLAHLDVWQPDLVVLSGLMRLLPAAVVAAWAPRLINTHPAYLPEFPGAHGVRDALAAGAAQTGASVIVVDDGVDTGPILAQERVPVLPEDTEHTLHERIKPVERRLLIDVVRRIATGELALTP, from the coding sequence GTGCTCACGGTCGCCGTCCTCATCTCGGGCACGGGATCCAATCTGCGTGCTCTTCTCGACGCCGCGAACGAGCCCGGTTTCCCCGCCCGCGTGATCGTCGTCGGCGCCGACCGGCAGGCCGACGGCTTCGCTCACGCCGAGGCGTACGGTATCCCGACCTTCATGGTCCCGTTCCAGGAGTTCGAGACCCGAGAGGCATGGGGCGAGGAGCTGCTCGCCCACCTCGACGTGTGGCAGCCGGATCTCGTCGTGCTGAGCGGCCTCATGCGATTGCTCCCTGCCGCAGTCGTCGCCGCCTGGGCGCCCCGTCTGATCAACACGCACCCCGCGTACCTGCCGGAGTTCCCCGGCGCGCACGGCGTCCGCGACGCGCTCGCCGCCGGTGCCGCGCAGACCGGTGCGAGCGTCATCGTCGTGGACGACGGTGTGGACACCGGGCCGATCCTCGCGCAGGAGCGTGTTCCGGTCCTCCCCGAGGACACCGAGCACACCCTCCACGAGCGCATCAAGCCGGTGGAGCGCCGCCTGCTGATCGACGTCGTCCGCCGCATCGCGACGGGCGAGCTCGCCCTCACCCCCTGA
- the sucD gene encoding succinate--CoA ligase subunit alpha — MSIYLNKDSKVIVQGITGGEGTKHTALMLKAGTNVVGGVNARKAGTTVTHEKPHEGEVDLPVFGSVAEAIEKTGADVSIAFVPPAFTKDAMIEAIDAEIPLLVVITEGVPVGDTAEAWAYAKSKGNKTRIIGPNCPGIITPGEALVGITPANITGKGPIGLVSKSGTLTYQMMFELRDLGFSTAIGIGGDPVIGTTHIDALEAFEADPETKAIVMIGEIGGDAEERAADYIKAHVTKPVVGYVAGFTAPEGKTMGHAGAIVSGSAGTAQAKKEALEAAGVKVGKTPSETADLMRAIIEAL, encoded by the coding sequence ATGTCTATCTACCTCAACAAGGACTCCAAGGTCATCGTCCAGGGCATCACCGGCGGTGAGGGCACCAAGCACACCGCCCTCATGCTGAAGGCCGGGACGAACGTCGTCGGCGGCGTCAACGCCCGCAAGGCCGGCACGACCGTCACCCACGAGAAGCCGCACGAGGGCGAGGTCGACCTCCCCGTCTTCGGCTCGGTCGCCGAGGCCATCGAGAAGACCGGCGCCGACGTCTCCATCGCGTTCGTGCCGCCCGCCTTCACGAAAGACGCCATGATCGAGGCGATCGACGCCGAGATCCCGCTGCTCGTCGTCATCACCGAGGGCGTCCCCGTCGGCGACACCGCCGAGGCGTGGGCCTACGCGAAGAGCAAGGGCAACAAGACCCGCATCATCGGTCCGAACTGCCCCGGCATCATCACCCCCGGCGAGGCGCTCGTGGGCATCACGCCCGCGAACATCACCGGCAAGGGCCCGATCGGCCTCGTCTCGAAGTCGGGCACCCTGACCTACCAGATGATGTTCGAGCTCCGTGACCTCGGCTTCTCGACCGCCATCGGCATCGGCGGCGACCCGGTCATCGGCACGACGCACATCGACGCCCTCGAGGCGTTCGAGGCCGACCCCGAGACCAAGGCGATCGTCATGATCGGCGAGATCGGCGGCGACGCCGAAGAGCGCGCGGCCGACTACATCAAGGCGCACGTGACGAAGCCGGTCGTCGGCTACGTCGCCGGCTTCACCGCCCCCGAGGGCAAGACCATGGGCCACGCCGGCGCCATCGTCTCGGGCTCGGCGGGCACCGCGCAGGCCAAGAAGGAGGCCCTCGAGGCCGCCGGCGTGAAGGTCGGGAAGACCCCGTCCGAGACCGCCGACCTGATGCGCGCCATCATCGAGGCGCTCTAA
- the purH gene encoding bifunctional phosphoribosylaminoimidazolecarboxamide formyltransferase/IMP cyclohydrolase, with product MAGPQIDPSLYRARDVVPVRRALVSVSDKTGLLELGQALAAADVEIVSTGGSAALLRDAGIAVKDVSEVTGFPESLGGRVKTLHPGVHAGLLADLRLEDHETQLGELGILPFELVVVNLYPFVETAASGAQGDAVVEQIDIGGPAMVRASAKNFANVAIAVSPESYPAIVDALGQGGTTLVQRRELAARAFAHTAAYDRAVAAWFAEETLEGDGDLPQHLTIKAERLATLRYGENSHQRAAIYTRVGGHGIAQATQLQGKEMSYNNYVDADAALRAAFDLVKPAVAIIKHANPCGIAIGAPQALDAIASAHLRAHECDPVSAFGGVIAANRTVTLKMAENLRDIFTEVIVAPDFEPEALEVFRLKKNLRVLQLPADWRQEPMDVRLVSGGLLLQDADRFPNEIESLVDSWQLVSGERPADSELENLSFAWKSCRAVKSNAIVLAKNSATVGIGMGQVNRVDSCRLAVERAGDRAAGSVAASDAFFPFADGPQVLLDAGITTIIQPGGSVRDQEVIDAAQAAGVTMYFTGERHFFH from the coding sequence ATGGCCGGCCCGCAGATCGACCCGTCCCTCTACCGTGCACGCGATGTCGTGCCCGTCCGCCGCGCGCTCGTCTCGGTGAGCGACAAGACCGGACTCCTCGAGCTCGGTCAGGCGCTCGCCGCCGCCGACGTCGAGATCGTCTCGACGGGCGGTTCGGCGGCGCTCCTGCGCGACGCCGGCATCGCGGTGAAGGACGTGTCCGAGGTCACGGGCTTCCCCGAGTCGCTCGGCGGCCGCGTGAAGACGCTCCACCCCGGCGTGCACGCAGGGCTCCTGGCCGACCTCCGCCTCGAGGACCACGAGACGCAGCTGGGCGAACTCGGCATCCTGCCGTTCGAACTCGTCGTCGTGAACCTGTACCCGTTCGTCGAGACGGCGGCATCCGGCGCCCAGGGCGACGCGGTCGTCGAGCAGATCGACATCGGCGGTCCCGCCATGGTCCGCGCCTCGGCGAAGAACTTCGCCAACGTCGCCATCGCCGTCTCGCCCGAGTCGTACCCGGCGATCGTCGACGCGCTCGGCCAGGGCGGCACGACCCTCGTCCAGCGCCGCGAGCTCGCCGCCCGCGCGTTCGCCCACACGGCTGCGTACGACCGTGCCGTCGCGGCCTGGTTCGCCGAGGAGACGCTCGAGGGCGACGGCGATCTGCCGCAGCACCTGACGATCAAGGCCGAGCGCCTCGCGACGCTCCGCTACGGCGAGAACTCGCACCAGCGCGCAGCGATCTACACGCGCGTCGGAGGTCACGGCATCGCGCAGGCGACGCAGCTGCAGGGCAAGGAGATGTCCTACAACAACTACGTCGACGCGGATGCCGCACTCCGGGCCGCGTTCGACCTCGTCAAGCCGGCTGTCGCCATCATCAAGCACGCCAACCCGTGCGGCATCGCGATCGGTGCGCCCCAGGCGCTCGACGCGATCGCGTCGGCACACCTGCGTGCGCACGAGTGCGACCCCGTGTCGGCCTTCGGCGGCGTCATCGCGGCCAACCGGACCGTGACGCTCAAGATGGCCGAGAACCTCCGCGACATCTTCACCGAGGTGATCGTCGCGCCCGACTTCGAGCCCGAGGCGCTCGAGGTGTTCCGACTCAAGAAGAACCTGCGCGTCCTGCAGCTCCCCGCCGACTGGCGCCAGGAGCCCATGGACGTGCGCCTGGTCTCGGGCGGACTGCTGCTGCAGGATGCCGACCGGTTCCCCAACGAGATCGAATCGCTCGTGGACTCGTGGCAGCTCGTCTCGGGCGAGCGCCCCGCCGACAGCGAGCTCGAGAACCTCTCGTTCGCGTGGAAGAGCTGCCGCGCGGTCAAGTCCAACGCGATCGTCCTCGCGAAGAACTCGGCGACAGTCGGGATCGGCATGGGTCAGGTCAACCGCGTCGACTCGTGCCGTCTCGCGGTCGAGCGCGCCGGTGACCGCGCCGCCGGCTCGGTCGCGGCATCCGATGCGTTCTTCCCGTTCGCCGACGGACCGCAGGTGCTGCTGGATGCCGGGATCACGACGATCATCCAGCCGGGCGGATCCGTGCGCGACCAGGAGGTCATCGACGCCGCGCAGGCCGCGGGTGTGACGATGTACTTCACGGGCGAGCGTCACTTCTTCCACTGA
- a CDS encoding phosphotransferase: MPRDETPHEEGLSGGNASGAVVRIGDTVRKPWAASTPSVTAFVAALRAGGVDAPEPRGRDDAGRQVIEFVPGDIAIERGTMAPAELRRVGAMVREIHDASAGYVAPEGSVWETAIAAPGTDLVCHNDLAPWNLVVGERWVFIDWDAAAPSTRLWDLAYAAQSFALNDTSAAPVDAARGLAAFADGYGADAALRRALPAAMAERTTAMHEMLRRSHAAGTEPWASMFLEGHGDHWRLVTDYVERHREVWVAALRE; this comes from the coding sequence ATGCCCCGCGACGAAACCCCGCACGAAGAAGGCCTGTCCGGCGGCAACGCCAGCGGCGCCGTCGTCCGCATCGGCGACACCGTCCGGAAGCCCTGGGCGGCCTCGACGCCGAGCGTCACCGCCTTCGTCGCCGCCCTGCGCGCCGGCGGTGTGGATGCGCCGGAGCCGCGGGGACGCGACGACGCGGGACGCCAGGTGATCGAGTTCGTCCCCGGCGACATCGCGATCGAGCGAGGGACGATGGCTCCCGCCGAGCTCCGCCGCGTGGGCGCCATGGTGCGGGAGATCCATGACGCGAGCGCTGGCTACGTCGCCCCGGAGGGCAGCGTGTGGGAGACCGCAATCGCCGCGCCCGGGACCGACCTCGTCTGCCACAACGACCTGGCGCCCTGGAATCTCGTGGTGGGGGAGCGGTGGGTCTTCATCGACTGGGATGCCGCGGCCCCCAGCACGCGCCTCTGGGACCTCGCCTACGCGGCGCAGTCCTTCGCGCTGAACGACACGTCGGCGGCCCCGGTCGATGCCGCCCGCGGGCTGGCCGCCTTCGCCGACGGATACGGTGCCGATGCGGCGCTTCGGCGCGCGCTGCCCGCCGCGATGGCCGAGCGCACCACCGCGATGCACGAGATGCTCCGCCGCTCCCACGCCGCCGGAACCGAGCCCTGGGCGTCGATGTTCCTGGAGGGGCACGGCGACCACTGGCGGCTGGTCACCGACTACGTCGAGCGCCATCGCGAGGTCTGGGTCGCCGCGCTGAGGGAGTGA